CTACGTGGATTTCCGCGTACGTATAGGTAGTTGATCTTAGGCTGGAATCTGGATCGGTCCCACCGCCGCGGGGGCAGCAGCGTGGCGAGGGATGCCCGATGCGATCAGCGTGAATAGGAAGGATGCGGCGTAAGGATCGGGAATCGCGGCGTTGAAGTTCGCGAAGCCTCATGCCGGCGACGGCCAGCCCCGGGTGAGGATGCCGAGACCGGTGAGCCGAGGGCACGAACCCTGCGTATTTCATTCCCGCGAGGATCGTCGGGGCTTGGCAGGCGGGTGGGCTATGCGGCACCCTCAAGCGCGACTGTGACCGAGGGGGGATGTCGATGACCGAAGAGAGCGAAGGCGCCGCCGCGCGCGTCAGCACGACAGGGTGGCCCGACGTGATGAAGGCCGCGATCTGGCCGGTTTTTGCTTTGATCGCGGTCGCGATCTTCTTCACGCCGATTTCGGGCATCCTGCGCAATACCGCAGACAAAGCGACACTCAACGAGCTCAACATGGGGCCGTTGCAGGTCAAGCTTTCGGCAGCGGCGGAGAAACTGCGTGCGCCCGCGCCGGCGATTGCGAAGATGGTGGCGGGGCTCGACAGCGCGCAGGTCGAGGAGTTGATAAACTGGAACGAGAATGCGCTGTCCGTCCAGTTCTGCCTGAACCCGGCGCCGCTCGGCGATCCCCGTTGGGGGCGCCTCACCGATGATTATGTGCGCGGACGCATCGAGGACGCACGCGCGTACCGGGGAATGATCGAGGCGGGTATCTTCACGGCAGAGCCGGTCGAGACACAGCCCACTGGATGCAGTGACAGCGTCGCGATCACGCCGGACGGGCTTCGCGCCAAACACTTCCTGCTGGATCTGCTGACCAACGCGCTGGAGCTCAGCACGAAATAGGTCAGCCGAGCGCCTCGATCACGGCGGCGCGGAGTTCGGGGAGGCCCATGCCTTTTTCGCTCGACGTCACGATGATGTCGGGATGCGCGGCGGGGCGCTTGCGGGCCTCGGTCTCGGTGCGGGCGCGGACTTCGGCGAGTTCGGTCGCCTTGATCTTGTCGGTCTTGGTCAGGACGATGCGATAGCTGACTGCGGCACCATCGAGCATGTCGAGGATCTCGTTGTCGACGTCCTTGATGCCGTGGCGCGAATCGATCAGCACCAGCGCGCGCTTGAGCACGTCGCGGCCGCGCAGGAAGTCGTTGACCAGATAGCGCCACTGGCGCTGCAGGTCCTTGGGCGCCTTGGCGAAGCCATAGCCGGGCATGTCGACGAGGCGGAATTTGAGCGGCTCGCCGACATCGAAGAAGTTGAGCTCCTGCGTCCGGCCGGGGGTGTTCGAAGTGCGGGCGAGCGCGTTGCGGTTCGCCAGCGCATTGAGCAGCGACGACTTGCCGACGTTCGAGCGGCCGGCGAACGCCACTTCGGGCACCACCGGATTGGGGAGGTGCTCGAGCTTGGGCGCCGATTTGAGGAAGGCGATCGGGCCGGCGAAGATCTTCCGCGCGGCCTCGATCTGGTCTTCGGTGAAAGCCGGCTCGGTCACTTGGCCTTCACTTCCTTCTTCACCGGTTCCTTGAGCGCCGGGTGCTGGCGATAGAGCAGCCATTGCTGCGCCATCGTCAGGACGTTCGAAGTGATCCAGTAGACCTGCAGGCCGACCGCGAACGGCGCCATCAGGAACATCAGCATCCACGGCATGATCGAGAAGATCTGCTTCTGCATATCGTCCATCGGCGCCGGGTTGAGCTTGAACTGGAAGTACATCGATACGCCCAGCAGGATCGGGA
This genomic stretch from Sphingomonas sp. LM7 harbors:
- the yihA gene encoding ribosome biogenesis GTP-binding protein YihA/YsxC, whose translation is MTEPAFTEDQIEAARKIFAGPIAFLKSAPKLEHLPNPVVPEVAFAGRSNVGKSSLLNALANRNALARTSNTPGRTQELNFFDVGEPLKFRLVDMPGYGFAKAPKDLQRQWRYLVNDFLRGRDVLKRALVLIDSRHGIKDVDNEILDMLDGAAVSYRIVLTKTDKIKATELAEVRARTETEARKRPAAHPDIIVTSSEKGMGLPELRAAVIEALG